The Candidatus Scalindua japonica DNA window TAGTCGCTACAACTGAAATTCTCAAGTCTGTTGCGCCAAGTGTACTTCCGGAATTAAAACCAAACCATCCAAATGCAAGAAGCAATGTACCGACAACTACCAGGGTAAGGTTATGACCTGGAATGGCATTGGCAGTTCCGTCAGGGTTAAATTTGTTTTTTCTAGGTCCAAGAAAGAACGCTCCAACCAGGGCAAGCATTCCACCCACAGTGTGCACTACTCCTGATCCCGCGAAATCTACACAGCCTGCGCCATACGGTAAGCTTGCGAGCCAGCCTCCGCCCCACATCCAGTGTCCATACACAGGATAGATTATGGCACATACAAAAACACTATAAACCACATAAGGCGCAAACTTCATACGTTCCGCAACAGCGCCAGCAATTATGGTAACCGCTTTAGTACAAAATACCATCTGGAATAGCCAGAGCATTACCGTTTGAACATCATAACTTCCACCGGCAAGGAAGAACCCACTCCACCCCATAAACCAGTTTCCTGATTCCAGTCCAGGGCCGGCCTGAGAGCCTCCAAACATAACAGCAAAGCCGCACATCCAGAAAAGCAACGCGCCAACAAAACCGTCTACGACACAGTGTCCCATATAGCCCAGCATATTTTTAGATTGCAGAAATCCACCGAGCAAAGCAAAACCCGCTTGCATCGAAAATACCAGGAATGCGGCGACAAGGGTCCATGTAAAATTAATAGAATATTTCAGGCCGTCAATACTATCGCTATAAGTGCTCTCACCACTCGGATCACCAGCAAATACTATTTTGGAACCAAAATATACCAGACATGATACGCTAACTAAAAAAAATACTAAGTTCAGCCATTTCCAACTGCCAGACTTCCTAAACAACAAGTTCATTTCCCCCTCCTTAATAAGGTAAAAAGTACACAAGTAATATAAGCGGCTAATCATCTGTAAAAGGCTGATTATACGCTAGATAAATACTTATGTTAATAAAAAAAATCACTACTTGAAATAATTTTTATTTATCAGTAAAGATTAAATTTCTTCACTGTTTATCAAGAAAATAATTCATCAAATCTTTCTTGATAGTGCGAAAATTGTTTACTCAGTATTGCAAATATATATCACTTTGATCTCCTTAAGAAAAAAATTCTTATAATAATTTACAAAAGTTCAAATCCCTTTTACTATTCGTTCTGCAAGGTCAAATGGAAGGGTTGCCTTAAGGACTTTCTTCTTTACAACCTCTGTATTATATGCTGCTTTTTTCAGAGAAGCTTGTTTTGCCATAGTATCGTAGATCATGTAAGATGCTTTTGGTGTACCGTCTCTTGGCTGTCCGACAGAACCTGGGTTAATATAGTAACGATGACCGGGTTTCAGTAAAACATCAAATGTTTCCAATCTCTCCATTGATTGTCTTTCAACCAGCATAAGCCTGTTGTCGAATTGATCTGTTGGGATAAAGACAGAAGCAGAAATATCTCTTTTTTGTTTAGTATATAAATATCCAGAAGGTTTGTGCGTATGGCCGGAAATTGTTATGCTTGAATGTAGTATGTCATAGTTCAAAGATGACGCATTCTTTACATACATATAACCTTGAGGGTATACCGGTGTACTGTGGACCAGTTCGATTCCGAATTTCCTTATTTTCTTTTTATACCATAAGGACTCAAGGAATCTGGCATTTGGTTTATGCAGGACCTTAGTTGTCCACTTTGCGGCGTTTCCTGCTGAAGCAGCCATTATGCTGCAGAGTGAAGGCTGGCCAATGACCTCTCTGTCATGATTGCCAGCTATTACATTAGCTTTTTTGCCCATCGAAAAAATATAATCGGTAATGTTTTTCTTTTCGGTATCATCAAGGTCTAATTCCTGTATGATCGTTTGAATCTCTTGTTTCAAAGCGGGTTTACCGTTCTTTAAAAACCTGATGATAGTACAACATTCATTGGGGCTTGGTCCATATCCGACAATATCACCAGGTATAAATATTCTATCTATCTTTTCGTTATTATTATAAAGATCAGAAAAGACTGAGGCCAGTGCTTCAAGGTTACTGTGTATATCTGATATGATTAAAAATTTCATTTTTCTGTATTATAGTAAAGATTCTAATGACTGTTTCAGCTGCATTGCCGTAGCCACTCTATTAGATGGATTTTCTTCCAATGTTGACATAATAATCTCTTCCAGTTTTGGAGGCATTGATTTATTAAATTCACTCGGGCGGATTTTCTTTTCGTGCCATTTTTGACCTGTCAATATTTCATAAAAAATTGAGCCCGTTGAATATATATCGGCCTTTCCGTCTATAGATAAAAAGAACGAAATTGCTTCCAGCGGTACATTTTCAGGTACTCCTCTAAGTTGTTCAACAAGGGTATGTTGCTCCGGAGAAGCATAATCCATACTAATCCCTTTTAAAACACCCGATTTTCTTATTGCAAGTTCGAAATCAATCAAATAAACTAAGCCTGTATCCGGTTCCAGTAGCAGGTGTCCGGGCTTTATATCGCAGTGTACAAACTCTTTTGAATGCAGATAATTTAACGGATTACAAACGCTTATGAAACATTTAATAACATCATCTACAGGAGGGAACCCCCCTGCTTTCATTTTATAATAATCGAGCAGATCAGTATTGCTTGTATGTTCGAGGACTATAAAGTGTTGTTTCAGCACAACTTTTTCGTCCTTATATAAAGTTTCCTGACCAAAATCATAAGCCTTGGGAATCTGTTTATGTTCTAATTGTTGCAAGACATAATACTCATCTTCAAAGCTCAGGTGGGGGCAATACTTGATACCCATGTTTTTAATATCTAAAGTATCATCTTCTTCTAATTTTGCATAATTTGACTTGTGCATATCTGCAACTGATTTGAATGAGTCAAATTTGTAGTCCTTTATAGTGTACATAATATTATAACTTGTTTCCGATTGATAATCGATTTAGTTAATACAATAATACGTAATAATCTGCAATTCATAAGAACTTTATTATTGACTGGATATCAAAGTGAAATGAGATCTGACTCTCAGCTATTTTCTTAACAATAATCGATTAATACCGTTGTGACAACATAAAAAATTATATAAAATCAATAGGTTGATGTTTTTTAACGTTTGCTATTACAATGTAGCAAGATGTATCGATATCACAGGTTAAGGTTTACCATTTACCTGGCGCGTTGTGCATATTATCCTGTTTTCATTTGTCGGATATCATACATTATCGAAGTAAAAAGACTAAATTGTTAACTCTATTTAAAAAGCAAGAATATGAGATTCCTTATTATATCAGATATCCACAGTAACCTGGAAGCACTGGCCGCTGTTTTTTCAGAACTTCACAATCAAAATGAACATATAGACCATGTTTTAACACTTGGTGACATTGTCGGCTACGGTGTAAACCCCAATGAATGTTGTACAATCATTAAATTTTTAAAGAGCGGAAAACCTGCTTTGAAAAAAGAAATAGAAAAAATAATTCAAAGTATTGACATAGCCGCTTCTGAAAAAGAGAATATAACTAAATATATTTTCTCTCTGGGCAAAAAAGCCACCGTTATTGCTGGTAACCACGATCAGCGGGTCATTGGTCTGCTAAATACGGTAATGGCTTCCTCAGCTGGTATATCAATAAATTGGACAAAAAAAATAATCCACGATGACAATATTCGTTTTCTTAAATCTCTATCACTCATAGAAAAGCTATCTAAATTCAAGATAGAGTTGGTCCACAGTACATCTAAATGTCCTCAAGATTATGTATATGTAATGAATTCGATCTTATTAAATTACAGTGTATTATATTCAAAAATAACATTTGCCGGACACACACATAAACCGGCAGCATATTTATACACTAAGCATAAAAGTGACGTACATGCTTCCGTGTTTATACCAGCAGACCAATTTGATAAAAAACTCATGCTGGCAGAACGAGGATCGGCAGATAGATTGGAAACATTCGATGTTTCCTTGAACCCCGGCCAGCGTTACTACATAAATCCAGGTTCCGTTGGTCAGCCACGAGACGGTTTTCCTATGGCTTCATACAAGATTTACGATACGGAAACAAAGAAAGTCTATATGGAAAAAGCAGAGTACGATATCGAAGGTGTCAGGAAAAAAATCCTTGATGCCGGACTCCCTTTCGATCTTGCTAACCGTATAGTGTCTGGAATTTGAAGTCATATTAAAACTTTGTTAAGTAGCAAAAAAAGTGCCAAGTGGCTAATTTAGTAGTGTGTAAACATTCAAAATAGATAATGATTTTTGTTTATGTTTTTTTAGGAGGTATTGCAAATAAGATATATGCATGTTTAAGATCTTTATATTAGAGTACTTGTAGCGCCAGCCGTGACATTTTCTTTGCTGAAATATTTTATGTATTTGATTTGATATATTATTTAATTTGTTTATTATTGAATTAATTATTGTCATAAGTTAAAAAATGCTGTCAGATTTCAGCCACAAATTACAAATTACTGGTTCCTGGATATGTTAGATAAAAGCCGTGTTATAGGGAAATTATTGAGAATATACTTTATGAATAGACAAGGATTTTTTAAAAAGGTTGATTTGATTATTGTTCTGTTGTTGTCATGCATAAGTGTTTTTACTGTGTTATTTGTTTCTAATTCAATTTATGCTGCGACTGAGGTGCTTTTCTCGCCGGGAGGGTCGATTAAAGACACAATAATAAAGAATATCAGTTTATCAAAAAACTCTATAGATGTTACGGCCTTTACGTTTACGGCAGGTGACATTGCGGAGGCGTTGTATCGGGCAAAAGAACGTGGAGTGAAGATCAGGGTGGTTATTGACCGGTCCCAAGAGGCAAAGTTCTATCCGGTGATAGAGTTTCTTAAGCAGGAACAATTTAATCTGCAATTTCTACAAGGTAATATCGGGGGCTCCATGAACAATGCATTTGCAATTTTTGATGATAAACTTCTTGTGACTGGCTCGTATACATGGACGGAATATTCTGAGAAATTCAACTATGAAAATGCGGTTTTTATTGATCAGCCCGATGTAGTAGGGAAATATAAAAAAGAGTTTGAGTCATTATATGATAAAAGTGTTGTGCAGGGAGCTGGCAGGTTTGAGGTGGTTGCTGCTGCTGCTGTATCAAATAAGATTAAGGATCCGGCAAAACATGGAAATGTGAGTAATAAGGGAGAAAATGTTGAAAACAGCACAACGTACAAAGATGATGTTGTCAAATTTGTTATAGGAAAAAATATTGAGCATT harbors:
- a CDS encoding ammonium transporter, with amino-acid sequence MNLLFRKSGSWKWLNLVFFLVSVSCLVYFGSKIVFAGDPSGESTYSDSIDGLKYSINFTWTLVAAFLVFSMQAGFALLGGFLQSKNMLGYMGHCVVDGFVGALLFWMCGFAVMFGGSQAGPGLESGNWFMGWSGFFLAGGSYDVQTVMLWLFQMVFCTKAVTIIAGAVAERMKFAPYVVYSVFVCAIIYPVYGHWMWGGGWLASLPYGAGCVDFAGSGVVHTVGGMLALVGAFFLGPRKNKFNPDGTANAIPGHNLTLVVVGTLLLAFGWFGFNSGSTLGATDLRISVVATNTFLGAAGGAALVIFVSWIAFGFIDLGMVCNGALGGLVAITGPCAYVPPWAAVTIGILAGAIMWGTVIFVESKLKIDDPLGAVAVHGANGIWGMLAIGIFADGTYGGVSGLITGSGGQIQSQIIGAAAAIGWAFACGSLLFGVLKLTFGLRVSELIEFEGVDIHLHGSPCYPAQDELTSQLGSVDIEENVHRDMAILEESMAKDSSREQIYSDKLGRWIYAKPKK
- a CDS encoding metallophosphoesterase family protein; its protein translation is MKFLIISDIHSNLEALASVFSDLYNNNEKIDRIFIPGDIVGYGPSPNECCTIIRFLKNGKPALKQEIQTIIQELDLDDTEKKNITDYIFSMGKKANVIAGNHDREVIGQPSLCSIMAASAGNAAKWTTKVLHKPNARFLESLWYKKKIRKFGIELVHSTPVYPQGYMYVKNASSLNYDILHSSITISGHTHKPSGYLYTKQKRDISASVFIPTDQFDNRLMLVERQSMERLETFDVLLKPGHRYYINPGSVGQPRDGTPKASYMIYDTMAKQASLKKAAYNTEVVKKKVLKATLPFDLAERIVKGI
- a CDS encoding serine/threonine protein kinase → MYTIKDYKFDSFKSVADMHKSNYAKLEEDDTLDIKNMGIKYCPHLSFEDEYYVLQQLEHKQIPKAYDFGQETLYKDEKVVLKQHFIVLEHTSNTDLLDYYKMKAGGFPPVDDVIKCFISVCNPLNYLHSKEFVHCDIKPGHLLLEPDTGLVYLIDFELAIRKSGVLKGISMDYASPEQHTLVEQLRGVPENVPLEAISFFLSIDGKADIYSTGSIFYEILTGQKWHEKKIRPSEFNKSMPPKLEEIIMSTLEENPSNRVATAMQLKQSLESLL
- a CDS encoding metallophosphoesterase family protein: MRFLIISDIHSNLEALAAVFSELHNQNEHIDHVLTLGDIVGYGVNPNECCTIIKFLKSGKPALKKEIEKIIQSIDIAASEKENITKYIFSLGKKATVIAGNHDQRVIGLLNTVMASSAGISINWTKKIIHDDNIRFLKSLSLIEKLSKFKIELVHSTSKCPQDYVYVMNSILLNYSVLYSKITFAGHTHKPAAYLYTKHKSDVHASVFIPADQFDKKLMLAERGSADRLETFDVSLNPGQRYYINPGSVGQPRDGFPMASYKIYDTETKKVYMEKAEYDIEGVRKKILDAGLPFDLANRIVSGI
- a CDS encoding phospholipase D-like domain-containing protein, giving the protein MNRQGFFKKVDLIIVLLLSCISVFTVLFVSNSIYAATEVLFSPGGSIKDTIIKNISLSKNSIDVTAFTFTAGDIAEALYRAKERGVKIRVVIDRSQEAKFYPVIEFLKQEQFNLQFLQGNIGGSMNNAFAIFDDKLLVTGSYTWTEYSEKFNYENAVFIDQPDVVGKYKKEFESLYDKSVVQGAGRFEVVAAAAVSNKIKDPAKHGNVSNKGENVENSTTYKDDVVKFVIGKNIEHLNIPEDKHENKVDKQLQTIKEPLKKFVTISFDELDDKLGSGCTLEKSEKIRLWKDEFEGKYIRWTGRISFRGYAVYDWNKLGISHNNDSNIDVNLRFDYTKQRKVMKLKVGDIITYTGRLVSLSSAFSSYRVEDADVLQVIR